Part of the Pseudomonas sp. ADAK13 genome is shown below.
GACGGCCTGCGCCGCTCCCTGCCGGCGCAGTTCGGGGCGAGTGTTTCCTACCTGGTCTCGATCCTGATCTTTGCCGTGGGGTTTTCCGAGCTGATCAAGGACTACCCGCTGATCACCCGAATCATCCAGGTGGTGGGCGTCGCCTATATCCTTTACCTGGCCTACAAGCAATGGACCAGCAGTGGGGTGACGATCAAGACCACCGACCCGACCCCGGAAAATGCCCGCAGCCTGTTCGGCAAGGGCCTGCTCACCGGGCTGTCCAATCCCAAGGCAATCATTCTGTTCAGCGCGGTATTCCCGCAGTTCGCTGCTATCGGCCAGGGCAGCGCCGCCGCCGATATCGCCATCCTCGGCCTGACCTTCCTGTTGCTGCAATTTGCCAGCGGCTGCCTGTATTGCTATTTCGGCCAGCGCATCAAGCACGTGCTGGAAAATCCCAAGCGTCGGGTGTTGCTGCAAAGGGCCACGGCGGTGTTGCTGCTGGGGGTTGCGTTGATGCTGGCCCGGGGCTTTTCCAGCTGAAGGCCAGCTTATGAGCGGTAGTGGCGATCTGCCGTTGCCCTGATAGACTTCGGGCATTCATCCAGGATCAAGCCAGACCATGCCAGCCGCAGGAGGAAAGGGACTTTCGCTCGCCACACGCTTGTACAAGTCGCGCGCCCTGGGATTGACCCTCGGGTTTATCTGTGTGGCCGCCGCCATCTATCCGCTGGATAAGCCCGCCTGGGTCTGGGTGGTGATGGTTGCCAACGCCTTTGTCTGGCCGCATGTGGCGTACCAATGGTCGCGACGCTCAAAGAACTCCCTGCGTTCGGAACACCGCAACCTGCTGTTCGACTCGTTCTGCGGCGGGTTCTGGGTGGGCGCCATGCAGTTCAACCCACTGCCCAGCGTGACCACCTTGTCGATGATGACCATGAACAACGTCGCCATCGGCGGCCCGCGCTTCATGTTCGCCGGCTGGGTGGCCCAGGCGCTGGGGATCGGCGCGTCGATGCTGGTGTTCACCCCGGCGGTGACGGCCCTCACCAGCGAAGTGCAGCTCTACGCCTGCCTGCCGATCCTGATGCTGTATCCCCTGGCCCTGGGCTGGATCTGCTACCGGCAAGCGATCACCCTGGCGCGGCACAAACGCGAGTTGCTGGCCCTGAGCCGCACCGACAGCCTGTCCGGCCTGCTCAACCACGGTGCCTGGAAAGACCACCTGGAAATCGAGTTCCAGCGCTGCCGCCGCGACCAGCAGGGCGCCGCCATCGCGCTGATCGACATCGACCACTTCAAGACCATCAACGACACCTACGGCCACGTCACCGGCGACATTGTTTTGCGCCAGTTGAGCAAAGTCCTGCGCCAGAACCTGCGGGCCACTGACCTGGCCGGGCGTTATGGCGGCGACGAATTCTGCGTGATCCTGCCGGACATGCCCCTGAACCGCGCCACCGAAGTAATGGACGCCCTGCGTGACCGCTTCAACTCACTGGCCTACGCCCAGGACCCGACCTTGCGCGCCAGCCTGAGCATCGGCCTGGCGCCGTACCGGCCGGCACACGGTGACGCCACCAGTTGGCTGAACGATGCCGACCAGGCGCTGTACGAAGCCAAGAGCAGCGGGCGCAACCGGGTCAGTTCGGTGCAGGGAAGTTGGTTGAGGTCGATCTGAGGATCAACAAATTGTTTATTGTCAGGTAGGGTGGAGCGCTACCTTCCAACAAAAACAAGGATCGGTTCATGCTCTTCAACTTCCCCCGCACCTTACTGGCCGCCACCCTGGCGCTGTCGTTCGCCATGCCGGCCTTCAGCGCCGAACCCCACAAACAGATCCAGGCCGATTCCGAGCAGTACAAGGCCGATGCTTTGAAACTGCTGGAGCGCCTGGTGAATATCGATTCGGGCTCCGGCTACGAGCCGGGCCTGACCCAAGTGCGTGACATCGCGGTCGACGAGCTCAAGCAACTGGGGTTCAGTATCCAGCTGGTGCCCGATGCGGCCGCCCATAACAGCCATGTCATCGCCACACTCAAAGGCACCGGCAAGGCCAAGATCCTGCTGATGGCCCACATGGACACCGTGTTCAAGGAAGGCTCGGCCGCCGCCCGGCCGTTCCATATCAAGGACGGCCGTGCC
Proteins encoded:
- a CDS encoding LysE family translocator; the protein is MVTALTLSSFLYFLLLCTTLAFSPGPMTLLLLSLGLKDGLRRSLPAQFGASVSYLVSILIFAVGFSELIKDYPLITRIIQVVGVAYILYLAYKQWTSSGVTIKTTDPTPENARSLFGKGLLTGLSNPKAIILFSAVFPQFAAIGQGSAAADIAILGLTFLLLQFASGCLYCYFGQRIKHVLENPKRRVLLQRATAVLLLGVALMLARGFSS
- a CDS encoding diguanylate cyclase, which produces MPAAGGKGLSLATRLYKSRALGLTLGFICVAAAIYPLDKPAWVWVVMVANAFVWPHVAYQWSRRSKNSLRSEHRNLLFDSFCGGFWVGAMQFNPLPSVTTLSMMTMNNVAIGGPRFMFAGWVAQALGIGASMLVFTPAVTALTSEVQLYACLPILMLYPLALGWICYRQAITLARHKRELLALSRTDSLSGLLNHGAWKDHLEIEFQRCRRDQQGAAIALIDIDHFKTINDTYGHVTGDIVLRQLSKVLRQNLRATDLAGRYGGDEFCVILPDMPLNRATEVMDALRDRFNSLAYAQDPTLRASLSIGLAPYRPAHGDATSWLNDADQALYEAKSSGRNRVSSVQGSWLRSI